From one Staphylococcus kloosii genomic stretch:
- a CDS encoding DUF4889 domain-containing protein, with protein sequence MNKKVFSYGLIAVMLIVSIVLVIVMLTTGEKETYYGYMKDKHTAEKVINDKDHKVEKDVKIPSKSGFSPKKGDFVKLVKAKGSDKYSSMKIVKHDDIPHGLMMKIHDMGNMHMQ encoded by the coding sequence ATGAATAAAAAAGTATTTAGTTACGGCTTAATCGCAGTAATGTTAATCGTAAGTATCGTTCTAGTTATCGTCATGTTGACTACTGGTGAAAAAGAAACGTATTACGGTTATATGAAAGATAAACACACTGCAGAAAAAGTTATTAACGACAAAGATCACAAAGTAGAAAAAGACGTTAAAATCCCTTCTAAAAGTGGTTTTTCACCTAAAAAAGGCGATTTTGTAAAATTAGTTAAAGCCAAAGGTTCTGACAAATACTCATCTATGAAAATTGTTAAGCACGATGATATTCCTCATGGTTTAATGATGAAAATACATGACATGGGTAATATGCACATGCAATAA
- a CDS encoding helix-turn-helix domain-containing protein, with translation MHCTIHFHNDYTTTTRRCLNHFIIYLSLCNDLKVRLNGKIVALNDNVLIINHNDLYTILGGTQIIETKIPLFLLAQNHYNLFNSHYNYQKLQSSHTLKLLIFHIINEYHYNNTINTLLLFDIIQLLNTETYVTHSKIYKPIICSTSNSLNNVASYINRYSLEKLSSHYLAQKLYFSTSYISLLFSRKLTVNFKYYLTSLKIALSIPELLFTNSSITSIAYFFGFKNYYNYLTHFKRYLNTTPHAYRQQYTYIPYCPNIYINVSPTEFQNCHIH, from the coding sequence ATGCACTGTACAATCCACTTCCACAATGATTACACAACAACTACGCGTCGTTGTTTAAATCACTTTATAATATATTTGTCTCTATGTAACGATTTAAAGGTACGTTTAAATGGCAAAATAGTAGCATTAAATGATAACGTCTTGATTATTAATCATAATGATTTATACACGATTCTTGGTGGCACTCAAATTATAGAAACTAAGATTCCATTGTTTCTGCTTGCTCAAAATCATTATAATTTATTTAACAGTCATTATAATTATCAAAAGCTACAATCATCTCACACGTTAAAATTACTAATTTTTCACATCATTAATGAATATCATTACAATAATACAATTAATACGTTATTATTGTTCGATATTATACAGTTATTAAATACTGAAACATACGTAACGCACAGTAAAATCTACAAACCCATTATTTGTTCAACTAGTAATTCTCTAAATAATGTAGCCTCGTATATTAACCGTTATAGTTTAGAAAAGCTTTCTTCACATTATTTAGCACAAAAATTATATTTTTCCACTAGTTACATTTCGTTATTATTTAGCAGAAAGCTAACTGTAAATTTTAAATACTACCTTACTAGTCTAAAAATCGCGCTGTCTATACCAGAGCTTTTGTTTACAAATAGTTCTATTACATCTATTGCCTACTTTTTTGGTTTTAAAAATTACTATAATTATTTAACTCATTTTAAACGTTACTTAAATACGACGCCACATGCCTACAGACAACAATATACTTATATTCCATACTGTCCGAACATTTATATTAACGTCTCTCCAACTGAATTTCAGAATTGCCATATACACTAG
- a CDS encoding peptidoglycan recognition protein family protein, with translation MKHIYSDYFNGKPKITNKKPQICGIVLHDDAENMAAKDYIEWLKEREQQGCLEKGWASIYVDKDTCYWFHPIEYVEWHCGDRFANEHYVGIERCQSKIDGVLSDSQFHENEEASFALAAQILKDHMLPVNRDTIRLHREFFDTACPARAWHMHVNNGENSEANRKRLKDYFISRIQSYYEII, from the coding sequence ATGAAGCACATATATTCCGATTACTTTAATGGTAAACCTAAAATTACAAATAAAAAGCCACAAATATGTGGTATTGTCTTGCATGATGATGCAGAGAATATGGCTGCCAAAGATTATATAGAATGGCTCAAAGAAAGGGAACAACAAGGTTGTTTAGAAAAAGGATGGGCGAGTATATATGTTGATAAAGATACGTGTTACTGGTTTCACCCTATTGAGTACGTAGAGTGGCATTGTGGAGATCGCTTTGCCAATGAACATTATGTTGGCATTGAAAGGTGTCAGTCGAAAATAGATGGCGTACTGTCTGATTCACAATTTCATGAAAATGAAGAAGCTAGTTTTGCTCTAGCGGCACAAATTTTAAAAGACCATATGTTACCAGTAAACAGAGATACTATCAGACTGCATAGAGAATTTTTCGATACGGCTTGTCCTGCTAGGGCATGGCATATGCATGTTAATAATGGTGAAAATTCTGAAGCGAACAGGAAACGATTAAAGGATTACTTTATTAGTCGAATCCAAAGCTATTACGAAATTATATAA
- a CDS encoding magnesium transporter CorA family protein codes for MITAYKHNHNQEIMESPVDSTASWINIVEPEREEIETIMSQYNIPEDFIKDPLDSEESSRIEYDDESGYSLIIIDLPVVNKTNHNVLSFITIPLGIIIGNKRIITICNEENEFLENFSRQHINLKYHSRFALNILLTIANHYNRNLRLLNKTRLRIERNLKNNVSNKQLYNLMEVEKSLVYFLAALKGNDNIIKKLFRLPAIKRFDEDEELLEDLVIENKQAVETTELYTKILESITTSHASLLSNELNNTMKTLTLFTVFLTLPTLVFSFFGMNVPLPINAHSYISWIVVIVISLILVSFVGAFLWRKQKL; via the coding sequence ATGATTACAGCATACAAGCATAATCACAATCAAGAAATTATGGAATCTCCAGTAGATTCAACGGCTTCTTGGATTAATATTGTGGAGCCTGAACGAGAAGAAATAGAAACAATAATGTCCCAATATAATATTCCTGAGGATTTTATTAAAGACCCATTAGACAGTGAAGAAAGTTCACGTATCGAATACGATGATGAATCTGGTTATTCTTTAATAATTATCGATTTACCAGTTGTAAATAAAACAAATCATAATGTGCTTTCATTTATAACAATCCCGTTAGGTATCATTATTGGTAATAAAAGAATTATTACGATATGTAACGAAGAAAATGAATTTCTTGAAAACTTTTCGCGTCAACATATTAATTTAAAATATCATAGTCGCTTTGCTTTAAATATTTTATTAACAATAGCAAATCACTATAACAGAAATTTAAGATTATTAAACAAAACAAGACTACGTATTGAACGTAATTTGAAAAATAATGTTAGTAACAAGCAATTGTATAACTTAATGGAAGTAGAAAAGAGTTTAGTTTACTTTTTAGCGGCACTTAAAGGTAATGATAATATTATTAAAAAACTCTTTAGATTGCCTGCCATTAAAAGATTTGATGAAGATGAAGAATTACTTGAAGATTTAGTCATCGAAAATAAACAAGCCGTCGAAACAACTGAACTCTATACTAAGATTTTAGAGAGTATTACGACTTCACATGCTTCTCTATTATCAAATGAATTAAATAACACTATGAAAACATTAACCTTATTTACGGTTTTCTTAACGTTACCAACATTAGTATTCAGTTTCTTTGGTATGAACGTGCCGTTACCTATTAACGCTCACAGTTATATTTCATGGATTGTCGTTATTGTTATTTCACTGATCCTTGTATCATTTGTCGGTGCATTTTTATGGCGCAAACAGAAGCTTTAA